A single Acetomicrobium thermoterrenum DSM 13490 DNA region contains:
- the pyrH gene encoding UMP kinase codes for MISLEDGNFRYKRVLLKLSGEVLAGDKPFGIDFDAVSKICKEILEVAQQGVQIAMVVGGGNILRGTQAVAMGMDRPQADYMGMLATVINALALQDNLERLGLPTRVQTAVVMQEIAEPFIRRRALRHLEKGRVVIFAAGTGSPYFSTDTAASLRAAEIGADCLLKATKVDGIYDKDPMKFEDAKKLNFVTYLEALSKQLKVMDATAFSLCMENSIPIIVFDILQERNLKRLLIDGEPIGTLVSTKRGSSGYGCG; via the coding sequence TTGATTAGCTTGGAAGACGGTAATTTTAGATACAAGCGCGTATTGCTAAAGTTATCCGGCGAAGTGTTGGCCGGGGATAAGCCCTTTGGTATCGATTTTGATGCCGTCTCTAAAATTTGCAAAGAAATACTGGAAGTTGCTCAACAGGGGGTTCAAATTGCGATGGTGGTGGGCGGCGGAAACATACTCCGCGGCACTCAGGCTGTCGCAATGGGGATGGACAGGCCGCAGGCCGACTATATGGGCATGTTAGCTACAGTTATAAATGCCCTTGCACTTCAGGACAATTTGGAGCGTCTGGGCTTGCCCACGAGGGTTCAAACTGCTGTTGTAATGCAGGAGATTGCAGAGCCTTTCATTCGAAGACGGGCATTAAGACACCTGGAGAAGGGGCGAGTTGTGATTTTCGCTGCCGGGACGGGATCCCCCTATTTTTCCACCGACACAGCCGCCTCCCTTCGAGCGGCGGAGATAGGAGCAGATTGTCTGCTAAAAGCTACAAAGGTCGACGGAATATACGATAAAGATCCTATGAAATTCGAAGATGCGAAAAAACTCAACTTTGTCACATACCTTGAGGCATTGAGCAAACAGCTGAAGGTCATGGACGCTACGGCCTTTTCGCTTTGCATGGAAAATTCAATCCCCATAATAGTTTTTGATATACTTCAAGAGAGAAACCTAAAAAGGCTATTGATAGACGGAGAGCCAATAGGGACTTTAGTATCGACAAAAAGGGGGAGTAGCGGTTATGGTTGTGGATAA
- the tsf gene encoding translation elongation factor Ts, with protein MAVDTTLVKELRERTGAGVLDCKKALEECNGDVEKAIDYLREKGIAKAAKKAGRAATEGLIFSYIHMTGKIGTLLELNCETDFVARTDEFQTLGKEIAMHIAAAAPSYVSPEDVPAEDLEREKEIYRKQALEEGKPQHIVEKIAEGRVQKFYETACLLEQAWIRDPDKKIKDIITEAIAKLGENIVVRRFARFAIKD; from the coding sequence ATGGCTGTTGATACAACACTTGTCAAAGAGCTAAGGGAGCGCACAGGTGCCGGCGTCCTTGATTGTAAAAAAGCCCTGGAAGAATGCAATGGAGATGTAGAGAAGGCTATAGATTATTTGCGCGAGAAGGGAATTGCCAAGGCAGCGAAAAAAGCGGGAAGGGCTGCCACCGAGGGGCTTATATTCAGCTACATACACATGACCGGTAAAATTGGTACCTTGCTTGAGCTGAATTGCGAGACCGACTTCGTCGCCAGGACCGATGAATTTCAGACCTTGGGCAAAGAGATAGCGATGCATATAGCTGCTGCGGCGCCTTCGTATGTCTCGCCCGAGGATGTCCCTGCCGAGGATTTGGAGCGAGAAAAGGAGATCTACCGTAAACAGGCCCTGGAAGAGGGTAAGCCTCAGCACATAGTAGAAAAGATAGCCGAGGGGCGCGTTCAGAAATTTTACGAGACTGCCTGTCTGCTCGAACAGGCTTGGATCAGGGATCCCGATAAAAAGATAAAGGATATCATTACGGAAGCAATAGCGAAATTGGGTGAAAATATTGTTGTAAGAAGGTTCGCCCGATTCGCGATAAAAGATTAG
- a CDS encoding S24 family peptidase yields MRRFNTTTGFPTPAAEKAHSLDLNELVIHNRPSTYFLRASGDRPELGIAKGDVLIVDRSLNPREGDIAIVVEDNELHLKEVTPLAIRSWTNANLQDTPTLEEFFGIVTWIMHETRSKR; encoded by the coding sequence ATGCGACGTTTCAATACCACCACGGGCTTTCCCACGCCCGCCGCAGAAAAGGCCCACTCCTTGGATTTAAACGAATTGGTCATACACAACCGCCCATCAACATATTTCTTACGCGCTTCGGGCGACCGCCCCGAATTGGGCATAGCAAAAGGCGACGTGTTAATTGTAGATCGTTCCTTAAACCCCAGGGAGGGGGATATCGCCATAGTCGTAGAGGATAACGAACTTCATCTGAAGGAAGTTACCCCTCTAGCCATACGATCGTGGACTAATGCAAACCTACAAGACACTCCGACGCTAGAAGAGTTTTTCGGCATTGTAACGTGGATAATGCACGAAACCAGAAGCAAAAGATAG
- the frr gene encoding ribosome recycling factor: protein MVVDKKAILKDMRESMKKAVEHFKAEMTGIRAGRAHPALVENIKVDYYGAQTPIKQMGTISIPEPRQILISLWDKTAIKAVEKAIQASQLGVMPQVDGENIRITLPELTKERRVELSRLVKKYAEDARVAIRNIRRDVLDELKKQEKDSEISEDELRRLQDEIQEITNEYIEMVNKALEEKEKEILEG, encoded by the coding sequence ATGGTTGTGGATAAAAAGGCAATTTTAAAAGATATGAGGGAATCTATGAAAAAAGCCGTAGAGCATTTTAAGGCAGAGATGACGGGCATCAGGGCGGGGAGAGCCCATCCGGCGCTGGTAGAAAATATCAAAGTCGATTACTACGGAGCTCAAACGCCGATAAAACAGATGGGAACGATCTCTATCCCTGAACCGCGCCAGATTTTAATTTCCCTTTGGGATAAAACTGCCATCAAAGCCGTCGAAAAGGCTATTCAGGCTTCGCAATTGGGCGTCATGCCCCAGGTCGACGGCGAAAATATACGAATCACTCTGCCGGAACTGACTAAAGAAAGAAGAGTCGAACTGTCGCGATTGGTCAAAAAATATGCAGAAGATGCCAGGGTAGCCATAAGAAACATAAGACGCGACGTGCTGGATGAATTAAAAAAGCAGGAAAAGGACAGCGAAATCAGCGAAGACGAATTAAGGCGATTGCAGGATGAGATACAGGAAATCACAAATGAGTACATCGAAATGGTAAATAAGGCATTGGAAGAGAAAGAAAAGGAAATTTTAGAGGGCTAA
- a CDS encoding acetamidase/formamidase family protein, which translates to MANAIVNTKEMVWVLDPSKPFAGPVKDGGIIVARVSPGCWGAMITPDYPSGHEVTRPIEVEGAEVGDAIIIKVRKINVLSLATTSGTDVPQEGHFVGDPFVAKKCPSCGTVNPETYVEGIGEDAIRCKKCKAPIHPFLYGNTYTILMDDEREVAVTVPPEVAKEIACDAAHFSALPPESRQYSANIMARGDLPGLIAPLRPMVGNLGTCPAVAMPSSHNAGDFGSFLVGAPHEYALTEEQLNMRTDGHMDINEVVEGSVVIAPVKVKGGGVYVGDVHAMMGDGEIAGHTTDVTAEVVLEVKVIKGLSLEGPIVLPRACDLPAIVSKRSERVLCKAKQIASLYGFELESEALPIMIVGTGKNLNEACDNGLERMSSLTGLSLPEIKNRCTITGQVEIGRLPGVVQVSMLVPRQILEKLNLWDVVSSQYGDWFCD; encoded by the coding sequence ATGGCGAATGCTATTGTTAATACTAAAGAAATGGTTTGGGTGTTAGATCCTAGCAAACCCTTTGCAGGACCTGTTAAAGATGGCGGCATAATTGTGGCCAGGGTTAGCCCTGGTTGTTGGGGTGCTATGATAACGCCGGATTATCCGAGCGGACACGAGGTTACGCGTCCCATTGAAGTTGAGGGAGCCGAAGTCGGTGATGCCATAATAATTAAAGTGAGAAAGATCAACGTGCTTTCTCTGGCCACAACATCGGGTACTGACGTTCCGCAGGAAGGGCACTTCGTTGGCGATCCTTTTGTGGCTAAGAAATGTCCCTCCTGCGGTACAGTAAATCCTGAGACATACGTAGAGGGAATTGGCGAGGATGCCATACGCTGTAAGAAGTGTAAAGCTCCTATTCACCCCTTCCTTTATGGCAATACATACACCATACTTATGGATGATGAAAGGGAGGTTGCGGTTACCGTTCCTCCTGAAGTGGCAAAAGAAATTGCCTGCGATGCGGCTCATTTCAGCGCCCTGCCACCCGAGTCGAGGCAATATTCTGCAAATATTATGGCAAGGGGCGATCTGCCCGGGCTAATAGCACCCCTCCGTCCAATGGTCGGAAATCTTGGCACATGCCCTGCTGTGGCAATGCCTTCATCTCACAACGCTGGCGACTTTGGAAGCTTTCTTGTCGGTGCTCCACACGAGTACGCCCTTACTGAGGAGCAGCTTAATATGCGCACCGATGGTCACATGGATATTAACGAAGTTGTGGAAGGTTCGGTCGTAATAGCTCCCGTTAAGGTGAAGGGAGGAGGTGTATACGTTGGGGATGTTCATGCCATGATGGGGGATGGCGAGATTGCTGGCCATACTACTGATGTAACGGCTGAAGTGGTATTGGAAGTCAAGGTGATAAAGGGACTTTCCTTGGAGGGTCCTATTGTTTTGCCTAGAGCATGCGATCTCCCGGCGATCGTTTCGAAGCGAAGCGAGAGGGTTTTATGCAAAGCAAAACAGATCGCAAGCTTGTATGGCTTTGAACTGGAAAGCGAAGCGTTGCCTATTATGATAGTGGGTACCGGCAAGAACCTGAACGAAGCTTGCGATAACGGCCTTGAGAGGATGTCCTCTTTAACCGGCCTTTCCTTACCGGAGATCAAGAACAGATGTACCATTACAGGTCAAGTCGAGATTGGACGGCTTCCGGGAGTCGTTCAGGTATCTATGCTTGTCCCGCGGCAGATCCTGGAAAAACTGAACCTCTGGGATGTAGTTTCATCGCAATATGGAGATTGGTTTTGCGATTAA
- a CDS encoding metal-sensitive transcriptional regulator: MAKKLTEHIDDLPEERKAIINRLRRIEGQLREIQRMIIEEKPCVEVLTQLSAARNAMQQACVEIIKKNMYKCIRESANTDKNIEELEKLVSALINLAPSTNS, encoded by the coding sequence ATGGCAAAAAAGCTAACCGAACACATCGACGACCTTCCGGAGGAACGCAAGGCAATTATAAACAGGCTCCGGAGAATAGAAGGACAGTTACGGGAAATCCAGCGAATGATCATCGAAGAAAAACCGTGCGTGGAGGTATTGACACAATTATCTGCTGCGAGAAACGCGATGCAGCAGGCTTGCGTCGAGATTATAAAGAAGAATATGTACAAGTGTATTAGAGAAAGCGCGAACACAGATAAAAATATCGAGGAATTAGAAAAGCTTGTCAGCGCACTCATAAACTTGGCCCCGTCAACCAATTCCTAA
- a CDS encoding Y-family DNA polymerase yields the protein MIALVDCDSFYASCERIFRPDLEGKPVVVLSNNDGCVIARSREAKALGIPMGVPYFKVRETISKNDVAVFSSNYALYQDISSRVLETIRHFCPEAEPYSIDESFLVLDSLKSSDEIAFAKRLRRSIKRFVGIPVSIGIGQTKTLAKIATMLAKEAKEGVYDIAAQKDPDSVLAGIDVKDVWGIGGRQSKKLRAIRIRTACDLKYAEEGWIKKHLSIVGLKTVYELRGLRCFGFREVPDNRKSICVSRSLGVYLTSYDELSQAVAFYASLASEKLRAQRSLTDTVTTYIATSFHTDDFYWGTRTIRLETPKNDTPSLVKTALEGLKLAYIEGKKYKRVGVLFTEITPYEVQQRGLFCDTGQSVKLNALMHIIDKINFEANKPMIWLAAGGKPNSQKWVASASMRSPRYTSYWDEIPLVKV from the coding sequence ATGATAGCGCTAGTGGATTGCGATAGTTTTTACGCCTCATGCGAAAGGATATTTCGGCCGGACTTAGAGGGCAAACCGGTGGTCGTCCTGTCCAATAACGACGGATGTGTAATAGCCAGATCGCGAGAAGCCAAAGCCTTAGGGATACCCATGGGCGTGCCGTACTTTAAAGTCAGAGAAACGATCTCAAAAAACGACGTGGCGGTCTTTAGCTCAAACTATGCCCTTTACCAAGACATTTCAAGCAGAGTCCTGGAGACGATACGGCATTTTTGTCCCGAAGCAGAGCCCTACTCCATCGACGAAAGTTTCTTAGTGCTCGACTCTTTAAAATCGAGCGATGAGATCGCCTTTGCCAAAAGGCTGCGCCGCTCGATAAAAAGATTTGTAGGAATACCCGTATCCATTGGCATCGGCCAGACAAAGACATTAGCGAAAATCGCCACCATGTTGGCGAAAGAGGCCAAGGAAGGCGTATATGATATCGCCGCACAAAAAGACCCCGACTCGGTTTTGGCAGGCATAGATGTGAAAGACGTATGGGGAATAGGGGGTCGCCAGTCCAAAAAGCTGCGGGCGATTCGTATACGCACAGCCTGCGACCTGAAATACGCCGAAGAAGGATGGATAAAAAAGCACCTATCCATCGTTGGCTTAAAAACGGTATATGAGCTCCGCGGGTTGAGATGTTTCGGTTTTCGGGAAGTTCCGGACAACAGAAAGAGTATCTGCGTTTCAAGGTCGCTGGGGGTCTATTTGACAAGTTACGACGAACTCAGTCAGGCCGTGGCCTTTTATGCATCCTTGGCCTCGGAAAAACTGAGAGCGCAAAGGTCGCTAACCGATACCGTCACAACCTACATAGCCACGAGCTTTCATACCGACGACTTCTATTGGGGCACCAGGACAATACGCCTTGAGACTCCAAAAAACGACACTCCATCGCTTGTCAAGACAGCCTTAGAAGGGCTTAAACTAGCTTATATAGAGGGAAAGAAATACAAAAGGGTGGGTGTTCTGTTTACCGAGATTACTCCTTACGAGGTGCAACAGAGGGGACTTTTTTGTGACACAGGTCAGTCCGTCAAATTAAACGCCTTAATGCATATCATCGACAAAATAAATTTTGAAGCCAACAAACCCATGATCTGGCTCGCCGCCGGAGGCAAGCCGAACAGCCAAAAGTGGGTAGCCAGCGCTTCCATGCGCTCACCTCGCTACACATCTTACTGGGACGAAATCCCCTTGGTAAAGGTATGA
- a CDS encoding pyridoxal phosphate-dependent aminotransferase produces MKFSTRAKNMEASATLAISGKAKAMKREGKPVISFGAGEPDFTSPKAALDAAKDAIDRGETHYTPATGIPELKEEVAKYYERRFGLKYKFNKEVIIGSGAKPLIYETLGCLVDPGDEVLVFAPAWVSYVEQIKLCDGKPVIIDTTKSGFLPDPSAIEASITPNTKGMLINTPSNPVGVVYPEDGLSKIADIAIKHDLWIIYDEIYERLVYDGQEHINIVSLRPELRDRTILINGASKAFAMTGWRIGYALGPEEAMGKIGDFQGHLTSNPSSIAQWAAVGALRGADEDVKRMHGAFDERRRKMISLLKEIPGISFVEPKGAFYVFVDIRNCLGKTYEGKMIDSDIKFCELALENKYIAIVPGSAFLTSGFVRFSYANSMEEIEEGIKRFKEMVEALK; encoded by the coding sequence ATGAAGTTTTCGACACGGGCTAAGAACATGGAGGCTTCTGCCACACTGGCTATAAGCGGAAAGGCAAAGGCGATGAAGCGCGAGGGAAAACCTGTCATATCATTCGGTGCCGGTGAACCGGACTTCACTTCACCAAAAGCAGCCTTAGACGCAGCCAAGGATGCTATAGACAGGGGAGAAACTCACTACACTCCGGCTACGGGAATACCCGAACTGAAAGAAGAAGTCGCCAAATATTACGAAAGGCGTTTCGGGCTCAAGTATAAATTCAACAAAGAAGTGATCATTGGCTCAGGGGCAAAACCGCTCATTTACGAGACTTTGGGGTGCCTTGTCGATCCGGGAGACGAGGTTTTGGTCTTTGCCCCTGCTTGGGTAAGTTATGTGGAACAAATAAAGTTATGCGACGGCAAACCTGTGATCATAGACACAACAAAGTCAGGCTTCCTGCCGGATCCGTCGGCCATAGAGGCAAGCATAACGCCAAATACGAAGGGCATGTTGATCAATACTCCCTCCAATCCGGTGGGCGTCGTCTATCCCGAGGATGGGCTTTCGAAAATCGCCGATATCGCCATAAAACATGATCTATGGATAATTTACGACGAAATTTACGAGAGGTTGGTATACGACGGCCAGGAACACATAAACATCGTTTCCCTAAGACCTGAACTCCGCGATCGTACGATTTTAATAAACGGAGCAAGCAAAGCCTTCGCCATGACGGGCTGGAGGATCGGCTATGCCCTGGGTCCGGAGGAGGCGATGGGAAAAATAGGAGATTTTCAGGGACATCTCACCTCAAATCCATCATCTATTGCCCAGTGGGCTGCAGTTGGAGCGTTGAGGGGAGCAGACGAGGACGTCAAGAGGATGCACGGAGCCTTCGACGAAAGAAGAAGAAAAATGATTTCACTGCTGAAGGAAATACCCGGCATATCCTTTGTAGAGCCAAAGGGGGCCTTCTATGTTTTTGTAGATATAAGGAATTGCCTGGGCAAGACCTACGAGGGCAAGATGATTGACAGTGATATAAAGTTTTGCGAGCTGGCTTTGGAAAACAAATACATAGCTATAGTTCCAGGAAGCGCCTTTTTAACTTCCGGTTTCGTCAGGTTTTCCTACGCCAACTCCATGGAGGAAATAGAGGAAGGCATCAAGCGCTTCAAGGAAATGGTTGAGGCCCTAAAGTAG
- a CDS encoding nucleoside deaminase: MRDRSIQEKFMRIALQEAKRAFDEGEVPVGALIELDGAIVARGHNTRERDGDPTAHAEIVAIKEAAGILSKGDLSKCNLYVTLEPCLMCAGAALQARIKKVFFGARDPRAGACRSLYRVLEDKRLPWRCEVEGGILAADCKKILDNFFLMLRNRRRDGRAVEGGRLEID; this comes from the coding sequence ATGCGGGATCGATCGATTCAAGAGAAGTTTATGAGGATTGCCCTCCAGGAGGCCAAAAGAGCTTTCGACGAGGGAGAGGTTCCCGTAGGGGCTTTGATAGAGCTGGATGGCGCAATAGTTGCAAGGGGCCATAATACCAGGGAACGCGATGGTGATCCTACAGCGCACGCGGAGATCGTGGCTATTAAAGAAGCGGCCGGCATTTTGTCCAAGGGAGATTTGAGCAAATGCAATTTATATGTGACCCTGGAGCCATGCTTGATGTGTGCAGGCGCAGCTTTACAGGCCAGAATAAAGAAGGTCTTTTTTGGCGCTAGAGATCCAAGAGCCGGAGCCTGTAGATCGCTGTATAGAGTACTTGAAGACAAAAGGCTCCCGTGGCGGTGCGAGGTAGAAGGCGGCATACTTGCAGCCGATTGCAAGAAAATATTAGATAATTTTTTCTTGATGTTGCGAAACAGGAGGAGAGATGGCCGAGCGGTCGAAGGCGGTCGACTCGAAATCGACTAG
- a CDS encoding (2Fe-2S)-binding protein, giving the protein MVNIEIKINGKIKCIDVNPRMRLIDLLRNLGLTSVKEGCSEGECGTCTVLLDGKAVTSCTVLAFQVDGHEVTTVEGLQTNGELDVIQQAFIENDAVQCGFCTPGMIMAVKSLLSENPWYFGPSPPSCR; this is encoded by the coding sequence ATGGTGAATATCGAAATCAAGATTAACGGAAAGATTAAGTGCATTGATGTAAACCCAAGGATGCGATTGATCGACCTTTTGAGAAATTTAGGACTGACGAGCGTAAAAGAAGGTTGCAGCGAAGGAGAATGTGGCACTTGTACGGTTTTGTTGGACGGAAAGGCAGTAACTTCCTGTACCGTTTTGGCCTTTCAAGTCGACGGGCACGAGGTTACGACTGTCGAAGGTTTGCAAACAAACGGAGAGTTAGATGTCATCCAGCAGGCATTTATTGAAAACGATGCAGTTCAATGTGGTTTCTGTACTCCCGGAATGATAATGGCTGTCAAGTCGCTGCTCAGCGAAAATCCTTGGTACTTTGGGCCCTCGCCCCCTTCTTGCCGATGA
- the arcC gene encoding carbamate kinase produces the protein MMAEKVVVALGGNAILQSGQKGTFEEQMENVMATARQIVRMLEAGYEVVVTHGNGPQVGAILIQNELGSSLVPSMPMDVCGAESQGMIGYMLCQALRNCMLGKSLNDWQPCCMVTQVEVDPNDPAFAKPTKPVGPFYTAEEAKKRMSGKNEIWIEDSGRGWRRVVPSPDPKKIVEGEVIKHLSDERYLVIACGGGGIPVIKDEDGTYRGVEAVIDKDLAGERLAQEVGADIFMILTDVPKVAINYKKPDEKWLDVVTPEELRAYEAEGHFKAGSMGPKVKAALRFVENGGKRAIIAKLDSALEALEGKTGTQVVPVKEKICCR, from the coding sequence ATGATGGCAGAAAAAGTGGTAGTCGCCTTAGGGGGAAACGCAATTCTCCAGAGCGGGCAAAAAGGCACCTTTGAAGAACAGATGGAAAACGTCATGGCAACGGCAAGGCAGATAGTGAGGATGCTGGAAGCTGGATATGAAGTCGTTGTCACCCACGGGAACGGGCCACAAGTGGGGGCGATCCTGATACAGAATGAATTAGGAAGCAGTTTGGTACCGTCAATGCCAATGGATGTCTGTGGAGCCGAAAGCCAAGGTATGATTGGCTATATGTTGTGCCAGGCCCTAAGGAATTGCATGCTCGGGAAGAGCCTGAATGATTGGCAACCATGTTGTATGGTGACGCAGGTGGAAGTTGATCCCAACGATCCTGCCTTTGCTAAACCCACGAAGCCGGTAGGACCCTTCTACACAGCCGAAGAGGCCAAAAAGAGAATGAGCGGAAAAAACGAAATATGGATAGAAGATTCCGGAAGAGGATGGAGGCGCGTAGTCCCTTCCCCGGATCCTAAGAAAATTGTCGAAGGAGAGGTCATTAAACATCTCTCCGATGAGAGATATTTAGTGATAGCATGCGGTGGCGGCGGCATTCCCGTAATTAAAGACGAAGACGGCACTTACCGCGGCGTAGAGGCAGTCATCGACAAGGACCTTGCCGGAGAAAGGCTTGCCCAGGAGGTCGGAGCTGACATATTCATGATACTCACCGATGTTCCCAAAGTTGCCATAAATTACAAGAAGCCCGATGAGAAGTGGCTTGACGTTGTAACTCCCGAGGAGCTTAGGGCATACGAGGCAGAGGGGCACTTTAAGGCGGGAAGTATGGGGCCGAAGGTTAAGGCTGCCCTCCGATTCGTAGAAAACGGCGGCAAGAGAGCGATCATCGCAAAGCTCGATTCTGCTCTGGAAGCCCTTGAGGGCAAGACGGGTACGCAGGTGGTTCCCGTCAAGGAAAAAATATGCTGCCGGTAA
- a CDS encoding helix-turn-helix domain-containing protein, whose product MLGERIRTLRKKMRMTATELARRVKTSPSHISEIERGEKTPSLNLLVKIAKELQTSIDYLTGLEGFSKKALDVTEVALLDQASVTAAGKALDQTGIYPVVEEMIYVPEDALGPVGDIPPFAVRISGESMIGAGITDNSIVVINPNAEVGQGDVALVSIGNEWTVKYIYTKADGSLELRPANPSYSPIFFDKEDLISGLVKVIGKVVWIIGKPKKEF is encoded by the coding sequence ATGTTGGGCGAACGCATAAGGACTTTGAGGAAGAAGATGAGAATGACCGCCACTGAATTGGCGAGGCGAGTAAAGACCAGCCCGTCTCATATCAGCGAAATAGAAAGAGGAGAGAAGACTCCAAGCCTTAACTTGTTGGTTAAAATCGCGAAGGAGTTGCAGACCAGCATAGATTATCTGACAGGGCTTGAGGGTTTTTCAAAAAAGGCTTTAGATGTGACTGAAGTGGCATTGTTGGATCAGGCCTCGGTGACCGCTGCGGGAAAGGCCCTGGATCAGACGGGGATATATCCCGTCGTGGAAGAGATGATTTATGTTCCCGAAGATGCCCTGGGACCTGTTGGCGATATCCCCCCCTTTGCCGTCAGAATCTCCGGCGAAAGCATGATTGGGGCAGGAATAACAGATAACTCTATAGTCGTCATCAATCCCAATGCCGAAGTTGGTCAGGGAGATGTGGCCCTCGTGTCGATCGGCAACGAGTGGACGGTGAAATACATATACACCAAGGCCGACGGTTCTTTAGAATTAAGGCCAGCCAATCCTTCTTACAGCCCCATATTTTTTGATAAAGAAGATTTGATCTCAGGTTTGGTGAAAGTGATCGGAAAGGTCGTATGGATAATAGGAAAACCCAAGAAGGAGTTTTGA
- the rpsB gene encoding 30S ribosomal protein S2, producing MSVVSMKQLLECGVHFGHQTRRWDPKMKPYIFAERNGIYIIDLQKTVRAIERAYDFLREVSKGGGTVLFVGTKRQAQDTIKEEAERCGQFYINQRWLGGLLTNFSTLSKRVRRMIELQEMEEKGEFQKYPKKEVIKLRKEKERLEKYLGGIRNMRDLPDALFVIDPRREYIAVAEARKLYIPIISVVDTNCDPTLIDFPIPGNDDAIRAIRLITSLMADAVIEGRQGVDSMGGQKEAELEGSEEGESSDEIEVREKLHEVYGEFEEELVEEELEERKGWKEE from the coding sequence TTGTCAGTAGTTTCAATGAAGCAACTTTTGGAATGCGGAGTTCACTTCGGGCATCAGACTCGAAGATGGGATCCGAAGATGAAGCCCTACATCTTTGCAGAGCGCAACGGCATATACATTATAGATCTGCAAAAGACCGTTAGGGCTATTGAAAGAGCCTACGATTTTCTCAGAGAGGTCTCCAAAGGCGGAGGCACGGTGCTTTTTGTGGGCACCAAACGTCAGGCACAGGATACAATTAAAGAGGAAGCGGAACGTTGCGGCCAGTTCTACATCAATCAAAGATGGCTGGGTGGACTTCTGACCAATTTCTCTACCTTATCCAAACGAGTAAGGCGCATGATCGAACTTCAGGAGATGGAAGAAAAGGGAGAATTCCAAAAATATCCTAAGAAAGAAGTTATTAAACTTCGCAAGGAAAAGGAGCGCCTTGAAAAATATCTGGGCGGAATTAGGAATATGAGGGATTTGCCGGACGCTTTATTCGTGATCGACCCTCGTAGGGAATATATTGCCGTAGCCGAAGCGAGGAAACTCTACATTCCCATAATATCCGTAGTAGACACAAACTGCGATCCTACCCTGATCGATTTTCCCATACCGGGAAATGACGATGCCATCCGTGCTATCAGATTGATTACTTCATTGATGGCCGATGCTGTGATAGAGGGACGTCAGGGCGTAGATAGCATGGGTGGACAAAAGGAAGCGGAACTGGAGGGCTCCGAAGAGGGCGAGTCGTCGGATGAGATCGAGGTCAGGGAAAAGTTGCACGAAGTATACGGAGAATTTGAAGAAGAATTGGTCGAAGAGGAGCTCGAAGAGCGAAAAGGTTGGAAGGAGGAATAA